A single uncultured Methanobrevibacter sp. DNA region contains:
- a CDS encoding transposase, whose protein sequence is MRIHKKTALNPNIVLKNLPPYSPHLNPIKQNWRQMKREIKHYYLESKEFLQELTINTYFESILDTKVYDMV, encoded by the coding sequence ATCCGCATTCATAAAAAAACAGCTTTAAATCCCAATATCGTATTAAAAAACCTCCCACCATACTCTCCCCATTTAAATCCAATCAAACAAAATTGGAGACAAATGAAAAGAGAAATAAAACATTATTATTTAGAATCCAAAGAATTTTTACAAGAATTAACTATAAATACTTACTTTGAGTCGATTTTAGATACAAAAGTATATGACATGGTTTGA
- a CDS encoding Ig-like domain repeat protein, which translates to MKYKKIIILLILVIFLFTMAAASAGDVNNTAIASQDTEEMELSSNDGIIEDNLQISENNNTLIQTDDKQIVTGASDSQIMGAGEESDYMDLMVEAYNGKLTKKIYHIYDGRTSLGQKYDTIRLTNSFDGNGAIIDVSHASFPIFDIMDDKTIVIKNLTIIGSKSTGGGGAIYSGSHATTNLIDCTFINCSSSTKGGAVFMQGRGSLTNCIFINNHADGKDTYAGGAVYFQSGASPGDSTSPPDYNNMVTDCTFIGNSAFADGGALYVRYGIVTNCNFVNNKATGDINWGGAVNIYSGIVTKCNFTNNYVSEDGSAVYFSGRSGEVINCNFNNNSASNDGGAVYFTYSGDVTNCNFNNNHAGRNGGALKSEMGNVRNCNFSDNSAVYGGAVSYEYNGEIINCNFNNNTAEDGGAVNLYSGNVRNCNFTNNTAIMGGAVYFKNEGAFSDCIFTNNYAIYGGALYAEKNLNVKDCKFYNNRALYDGGAINFEDYGNVVGCEFNNNIVTKGNGGAVYMDSGSVTSSSFSGNNATAGSAIYFSNSNSKTNNTISNSIFLDNRADVDTYNPLQVTLNDNKIEIIFSGQNNLINAIYSDNDIDIIFTNVIYWSSNGISTTGPNPVKPSRSTREAGQNITVGFVDNSGVVFNDVFVTNNEGKIILNQNLNSNFYISIRHDEDTYYTSADYIFPNMKIYVNVNSLTTNNMTVNLTANSNIYNEVVNRHLQFVLPDGSVIDANYGANGTWWAEYTFDNYGVYPISAICDEFYYLDVQYGTVTITDAYSELTLEDLVLRRGETYNLTVKTKNATGITAMIDGKEVNVVNNFTIPISGLDGGNHTLTVTTIPVFGYNPVTKNATITVIRTNTNISADVTFGEVVNDVRITATVDPSATGFIEFVIGDKLVNVPVTKGKAVYELYLPFGDYDVDVYYSGDSVFNPNSTSKSFTVKENSKLDTKIIAVPMVDGKDVSIMIVVTDGDTSDITNYLYSLIKITSGSEESGESGSVDYSALAGVISGIIGGGESGESDWMTDAIGGIIGSFMGGSSGGDSGDDDLTGIIKGIAGLAGGYYGGATGSMAATTAVDIISGLISGGSSSGGSSGESGTSGSTDATGAVTVEIKGVKYLVDLQNGKCVFYSTFEPGEYAANIAYPGDEVQAQ; encoded by the coding sequence ATGAAATATAAAAAAATTATAATCCTATTGATACTGGTTATTTTCCTATTCACAATGGCAGCTGCAAGTGCAGGTGATGTGAATAATACGGCAATAGCCAGTCAAGATACGGAAGAAATGGAATTATCCTCAAATGATGGAATAATAGAGGATAATCTGCAAATAAGCGAAAATAATAATACGTTGATACAAACGGATGATAAACAAATAGTAACTGGTGCTAGTGATTCGCAAATCATGGGTGCAGGTGAAGAAAGTGATTATATGGATTTGATGGTGGAAGCTTATAATGGTAAATTAACCAAAAAAATATACCATATTTATGATGGTAGAACAAGTCTTGGTCAGAAGTATGATACAATTAGATTAACAAACTCTTTTGATGGTAACGGTGCGATTATTGACGTGTCACATGCATCTTTCCCCATATTTGATATAATGGATGATAAAACTATAGTAATTAAGAATCTGACTATTATAGGCAGTAAAAGTACTGGAGGAGGTGGAGCCATCTATTCAGGCAGTCATGCTACCACTAATTTGATAGATTGTACTTTTATTAATTGCTCTTCTTCGACTAAGGGCGGTGCAGTTTTTATGCAAGGTAGAGGAAGTCTGACAAATTGTATTTTTATTAATAACCACGCAGATGGTAAGGATACATATGCTGGGGGTGCAGTTTATTTTCAGTCTGGAGCGTCACCTGGTGATTCGACTAGTCCTCCAGATTATAATAATATGGTTACAGACTGTACTTTCATAGGTAACTCTGCGTTTGCTGATGGTGGTGCACTTTATGTAAGGTATGGTATTGTGACAAATTGTAATTTTGTTAATAACAAAGCAACTGGCGATATTAATTGGGGCGGTGCTGTCAACATATATTCAGGTATTGTGACAAAGTGTAATTTTACTAACAACTATGTTTCTGAGGATGGTAGTGCAGTTTACTTCTCAGGTAGAAGTGGTGAAGTGATAAATTGTAATTTTAATAATAACTCTGCTTCTAATGATGGTGGTGCAGTTTACTTCACGTATAGTGGTGATGTGACAAATTGTAATTTCAATAATAACCATGCAGGGCGTAATGGAGGTGCTCTCAAGTCAGAAATGGGTAATGTCAGAAATTGTAATTTTTCAGATAATTCTGCAGTATATGGTGGTGCAGTTTCCTATGAATATAATGGTGAGATTATAAATTGTAATTTTAATAATAACACTGCTGAAGATGGTGGTGCAGTTAATTTATATTCAGGCAATGTCAGAAATTGTAATTTTACCAATAACACCGCTATTATGGGCGGTGCAGTTTATTTTAAGAATGAGGGTGCTTTTTCAGATTGTATTTTCACTAATAACTATGCAATATATGGTGGTGCGCTTTACGCTGAAAAGAATTTAAATGTGAAAGATTGTAAGTTTTATAATAACCGAGCATTGTATGATGGAGGTGCAATTAATTTTGAAGATTACGGAAATGTAGTTGGTTGTGAATTCAATAATAATATCGTGACCAAGGGAAACGGTGGTGCTGTCTACATGGATTCAGGTAGTGTGACATCTTCTAGTTTCTCAGGCAATAATGCGACAGCCGGTTCTGCAATTTATTTCTCCAACAGTAATTCTAAAACAAATAATACTATTTCCAATTCTATTTTCTTAGACAATAGGGCAGACGTAGATACTTATAATCCTTTACAAGTGACACTGAATGATAACAAAATTGAAATTATTTTCTCAGGCCAGAACAACCTTATAAATGCGATCTATTCTGATAATGATATTGACATCATTTTTACCAATGTGATTTATTGGAGCTCAAATGGTATTTCAACCACAGGTCCTAACCCTGTAAAGCCATCCAGATCCACTAGGGAAGCAGGTCAAAATATAACTGTTGGATTTGTTGATAATAGTGGTGTTGTTTTTAATGATGTTTTCGTCACAAATAATGAAGGAAAGATTATTTTGAATCAAAATCTTAATAGCAACTTTTACATTAGTATTCGCCATGACGAAGATACCTATTATACATCAGCCGACTATATATTTCCAAATATGAAGATCTATGTAAATGTAAACTCCCTTACAACTAACAATATGACTGTAAACCTCACTGCAAATTCCAATATATATAATGAAGTTGTGAACCGTCATTTACAGTTTGTTTTACCAGACGGCTCTGTCATCGATGCTAATTATGGTGCTAACGGTACATGGTGGGCAGAATATACATTTGATAACTATGGAGTTTATCCGATAAGTGCAATATGTGATGAATTTTACTATTTAGATGTCCAATATGGAACTGTTACCATCACTGATGCTTATTCAGAATTAACACTTGAGGATCTGGTTTTAAGACGTGGAGAGACATATAATCTAACTGTAAAGACCAAAAATGCAACCGGAATAACCGCAATGATTGACGGAAAGGAGGTCAATGTTGTCAATAATTTCACCATTCCGATTTCAGGTTTGGATGGTGGCAATCATACTTTAACAGTCACAACAATACCTGTTTTCGGCTATAACCCAGTAACAAAAAACGCTACAATAACAGTTATCAGGACAAATACAAACATATCTGCTGATGTTACTTTTGGTGAGGTAGTCAATGATGTGCGCATTACCGCTACTGTTGACCCATCTGCTACTGGATTTATTGAGTTTGTCATTGGAGATAAACTTGTTAATGTGCCTGTTACTAAAGGAAAAGCTGTTTATGAATTATATTTACCATTTGGAGATTATGATGTTGACGTATATTACTCCGGAGATTCCGTATTCAATCCTAACTCAACATCCAAATCATTCACAGTTAAAGAGAATTCCAAACTCGACACTAAAATTATTGCTGTTCCTATGGTTGACGGCAAAGACGTTTCCATAATGATTGTCGTTACAGACGGAGATACATCAGATATTACCAATTACCTTTATAGCCTCATTAAAATAACTAGCGGTTCTGAAGAATCCGGAGAATCCGGAAGTGTTGACTATAGCGCTTTGGCAGGCGTTATTTCAGGAATTATCGGAGGCGGCGAATCCGGCGAATCTGACTGGATGACTGATGCAATTGGAGGAATCATTGGTTCATTTATGGGCGGCAGTTCCGGCGGCGATTCAGGCGATGATGATTTAACTGGCATTATTAAAGGTATTGCAGGCCTTGCTGGCGGTTATTATGGCGGCGCCACAGGTTCCATGGCAGCAACAACCGCCGTAGACATTATTTCAGGCCTCATATCAGGAGGTTCAAGTTCCGGCGGATCCAGTGGAGAATCCGGCACTTCAGGTTCAACTGATGCCACCGGTGCAGTAACAGTTGAAATCAAAGGAGTAAAATATCTAGTTGATTTACAAAACGGCAAGTGTGTTTTCTATTCCACATTCGAACCTGGCGAATATGCAGCAAATATCGCATACCCCGGAGACGAGGTTCAAGCACAATAA
- a CDS encoding peptidylprolyl isomerase translates to MKVAIIETDKGNIELELFPNEAPGTVANFEKLANEGFYDGLTFHRVIPNFVIQGGCPKGNGTGGPGYTIKCETEGNPHRHGTGALSMAHAGKDTGGSQFFITHSPQPHLDGVHTVFGQVIKGQDVVNAIQQGDVMNKVTVEER, encoded by the coding sequence ATGAAAGTCGCTATAATTGAAACTGATAAAGGAAATATTGAATTGGAATTATTCCCAAATGAAGCTCCAGGTACTGTAGCTAACTTTGAAAAATTAGCAAATGAAGGTTTTTATGACGGATTAACATTTCACAGAGTTATTCCTAACTTTGTAATCCAAGGAGGATGTCCAAAAGGAAACGGTACCGGAGGACCAGGATACACCATTAAATGTGAAACTGAAGGAAATCCTCACAGACACGGAACTGGTGCATTATCCATGGCACACGCAGGTAAAGATACCGGAGGAAGCCAATTCTTCATTACTCACAGCCCACAACCACATTTAGACGGTGTTCACACCGTATTCGGTCAAGTTATTAAAGGTCAGGATGTTGTTAATGCAATCCAACAGGGCGACGTAATGAACAAAGTGACCGTTGAAGAAAGATAA
- the dapF gene encoding diaminopimelate epimerase: MLDLKGLKFSKMHGIGNDFPIIDESKGEVIPEADKPEACRILCHRNFGVGGDGVLFVVPSEVADIGYRMFNPDGSEAEMCGNGIRCFGDFVYRKGILKQEKMTVETRAGIKTIEITLEDDEPVLFKVDMGLSTFKTTEIPMTSDEDEFLDGELDVLDTKFNLTAISVGNPHAIIFVDNVDEIDINKYGPAIEAHEVFPEKINVHFVEVISKNEGKMITWERGAGVTLACGTGATSTAISGYKLGLFDENVLLHLPGGDLNFTIYEKEDALGAFMEGPAELVFDGEF, translated from the coding sequence ATGTTAGACTTAAAAGGATTAAAATTTTCAAAAATGCATGGCATAGGCAATGACTTTCCAATAATCGATGAAAGTAAAGGGGAAGTTATTCCAGAAGCCGATAAACCGGAAGCCTGCAGAATATTATGCCACAGAAACTTCGGTGTAGGTGGAGACGGCGTATTGTTTGTTGTTCCATCTGAAGTTGCTGACATTGGATATAGGATGTTCAATCCGGATGGAAGTGAAGCCGAAATGTGTGGAAATGGTATAAGATGCTTTGGTGACTTTGTTTACAGAAAAGGCATTTTAAAACAGGAAAAAATGACTGTTGAAACCAGAGCAGGAATAAAAACCATTGAAATAACACTGGAAGATGATGAACCGGTATTATTTAAAGTTGATATGGGTCTTTCAACATTTAAAACCACTGAAATTCCAATGACCAGTGATGAAGATGAATTTTTGGATGGCGAACTTGATGTTTTAGATACAAAATTCAACTTAACAGCAATCAGTGTCGGAAATCCTCATGCTATAATCTTTGTTGATAATGTGGATGAGATTGACATTAACAAGTACGGTCCGGCTATTGAAGCTCATGAAGTTTTCCCTGAAAAAATCAATGTGCACTTCGTTGAAGTTATTTCAAAAAATGAAGGTAAAATGATTACCTGGGAAAGGGGTGCAGGTGTAACACTTGCATGCGGAACAGGTGCAACTTCCACAGCTATTTCAGGCTATAAACTAGGTTTATTCGATGAAAATGTATTGCTCCACTTGCCTGGTGGAGACCTGAACTTTACAATTTATGAAAAAGAAGATGCTCTTGGAGCCTTCATGGAAGGTCCTGCAGAGCTTGTTTTCGATGGAGAATTCTAA
- a CDS encoding CPBP family intramembrane glutamic endopeptidase has translation MSEDDFPEYITFPRTFETYKWYKPILVFITGAIVYIILQVLIFVIFGMTYGLDAVIQLTQGYESLNSEVGSYISYLSVVIFLPSLYIASKIVRDRPFSSYSSSRGGWDWKLFFKSLSIPLVVYLIYETVTSLIRGPVGPNTLTLAFFLICLIIIPLQCIAEEYFIRGLIMQTFGSWFKIPLLAIILQSIVFASMHPYSILGVLGVFVQGMILGLLTWRSNGLEVGSALHSVNNLTSAYFVAIGFEISSSVISPFDFASTMIVTTISALGLYYVGTRKGWFGEKTEKLM, from the coding sequence ATGAGCGAAGATGACTTTCCGGAATATATAACATTCCCCAGAACTTTTGAAACATACAAATGGTATAAACCCATACTTGTTTTCATAACCGGAGCAATTGTATACATAATACTGCAAGTTTTAATATTTGTAATTTTTGGGATGACCTACGGACTGGATGCAGTTATCCAATTAACACAAGGATACGAGTCTTTGAATTCTGAAGTTGGAAGCTACATCAGTTATTTATCCGTGGTAATATTTCTTCCCTCACTTTATATTGCTTCCAAAATTGTTCGAGACAGACCATTTTCCTCCTATTCATCATCACGAGGAGGATGGGATTGGAAACTATTTTTTAAATCATTAAGCATTCCATTAGTTGTGTATTTAATCTATGAAACTGTAACTTCCCTAATTCGTGGTCCTGTTGGCCCAAATACACTAACACTGGCATTCTTTTTAATATGCTTAATTATTATACCTTTACAATGTATTGCAGAAGAATACTTTATCCGGGGTTTAATTATGCAAACCTTCGGATCATGGTTTAAAATACCCCTCCTGGCAATAATTCTCCAATCCATAGTTTTTGCATCAATGCACCCTTATAGTATTTTGGGAGTACTCGGAGTATTCGTACAGGGAATGATTTTAGGACTTTTGACCTGGCGCAGCAATGGTTTGGAAGTTGGTTCTGCACTCCACAGTGTGAATAATCTAACCAGTGCCTATTTTGTAGCTATAGGATTTGAAATAAGTTCATCCGTAATCAGCCCTTTCGATTTTGCTTCAACAATGATTGTTACTACAATTTCAGCATTAGGCTTATATTATGTCGGAACCAGAAAAGGCTGGTTTGGCGAAAAAACAGAAAAATTAATGTAA
- a CDS encoding NUDIX domain-containing protein produces the protein MKAYGLTVRGIIKNNNELLVLKRHPKSRTDPEMWELPGGKVESGEFFTDALVREIKEETNLDVSVGDFCEAIQNDYSHKRTVQIMMYLENIEGEVKISDEHTDWKWATLEEIKTLNISTSLKKLLKKRNWEI, from the coding sequence ATGAAAGCTTATGGACTTACAGTAAGAGGAATAATCAAAAATAATAATGAACTTTTAGTTTTAAAAAGACATCCGAAAAGTAGAACTGACCCTGAAATGTGGGAACTTCCCGGAGGAAAAGTGGAGAGCGGAGAATTCTTTACTGATGCACTCGTTCGTGAAATCAAGGAGGAGACAAACCTTGATGTTAGTGTCGGAGACTTTTGTGAAGCAATCCAGAATGACTACTCCCACAAAAGAACAGTACAAATTATGATGTATCTTGAAAACATTGAAGGTGAAGTTAAAATAAGTGATGAACACACTGACTGGAAGTGGGCCACTTTAGAAGAAATTAAAACATTGAATATATCAACATCTCTTAAAAAACTATTAAAAAAAAGAAATTGGGAAATTTAA
- a CDS encoding MFS transporter — protein sequence MEKKNLLLLICTVLSFFTVFAVNAVTIVIPSIATEFGMSNIVQNWVTIIFLLVVAVLSVPAGQISAKYGLKKVTIISVVLFIIISIVNVIVTSQEQFLVCRLILGISLAFINVTSMAMIVNAFPPEERGKALGINITGVYVGLSLSPVIGGILNYNLGWKSVVLFGVPFLFVILALLLTKIDDEWISFEGIPLDVKGSLTYGIGMVLFMYGFTILNTQLGIILTILGVVILIIFAMIELRQSYPVFDIRFFKNHKFLSANFASLCAYLATYAVTTILNYHLQYIKGFDSQTAGMILLVAPLCQVVLAPIAGRLSDRFVPQILAAIGMALGTISLFLFSSLDSATSMEFLIVAMIIYGIGFGLFSPPNTNVIMGSVPPKDTSVASAAVATMRTVGQAMSMGILTLVFAFVMGDVPIIEQYYPLLISSCQITCIICVVLCIASVFASFVGIKSNN from the coding sequence ATGGAGAAGAAAAATTTACTCTTATTGATTTGTACAGTATTGTCATTTTTCACGGTTTTTGCGGTCAATGCAGTGACTATTGTAATTCCCAGCATTGCAACTGAATTTGGAATGAGCAATATTGTTCAAAACTGGGTAACTATTATTTTTTTATTGGTTGTGGCAGTCCTTTCAGTTCCTGCAGGTCAGATTTCAGCAAAATACGGCCTTAAGAAAGTCACAATTATAAGTGTAGTTTTATTTATCATAATTTCAATTGTCAATGTTATTGTCACATCACAGGAACAGTTCCTGGTTTGCAGATTGATTTTAGGAATTTCTCTGGCATTTATTAATGTTACTTCAATGGCAATGATTGTGAATGCTTTTCCTCCTGAAGAGCGTGGAAAGGCATTGGGAATAAATATCACCGGTGTTTATGTGGGTTTATCCCTGTCTCCTGTTATTGGGGGAATTTTGAATTATAATTTGGGATGGAAATCCGTAGTGCTTTTTGGCGTACCTTTTCTGTTTGTAATTCTGGCATTGCTTTTAACAAAAATTGATGATGAATGGATTTCCTTTGAGGGTATACCATTAGACGTTAAAGGATCACTGACATACGGTATAGGAATGGTATTGTTTATGTATGGATTTACCATACTGAACACTCAGTTGGGAATTATTTTAACCATCTTGGGAGTTGTAATCTTAATAATATTTGCAATGATTGAGCTAAGACAGTCCTATCCTGTTTTTGATATCCGATTTTTCAAAAACCATAAGTTTCTATCAGCCAATTTCGCATCACTCTGTGCATATCTTGCGACATATGCAGTCACAACAATCCTGAATTATCACCTGCAATACATCAAGGGATTTGATTCACAGACTGCAGGAATGATATTGCTTGTAGCACCGTTGTGTCAGGTAGTGCTGGCTCCAATTGCCGGCAGATTGTCCGACAGGTTCGTACCGCAAATCCTTGCAGCTATCGGAATGGCGCTTGGAACAATTTCACTGTTCCTGTTTTCATCTTTGGACAGTGCAACATCAATGGAATTTTTAATCGTGGCAATGATAATTTATGGAATCGGTTTCGGATTGTTTTCACCGCCAAATACAAATGTCATCATGGGTTCAGTTCCGCCAAAGGACACATCAGTTGCTTCAGCGGCAGTTGCAACAATGCGTACTGTAGGTCAGGCGATGAGTATGGGAATATTGACATTGGTATTTGCATTTGTAATGGGTGATGTTCCGATAATTGAGCAGTACTATCCTCTATTGATAAGCAGCTGTCAAATAACTTGCATTATTTGTGTGGTGTTATGTATTGCATCTGTATTTGCTTCATTTGTGGGAATCAAGTCAAATAATTAG
- the lysA gene encoding diaminopimelate decarboxylase produces the protein MDLNIKVNDKNHLDIGGADAIDIAEEFGTPTYVIDENRIRDNYNRFYSTFSKYYPDFKVFYACKANTNLAVLKILESEGCCIDAVSPGEVYTSKKIGFSGDRILFTGNNITNEELKFVHDEGVVLNIDSVSALKRLAKMVDPEGLKISFRVNPMVGAGHHDHCITGGVMSKFGIMDNEAVEVYQLAKELGFNPIGMHSHIGSGILDPEPFKLAIESTMDIAGKVHQEAGIDFEFVDFGGGVGVPYTPEENIVDLDKFAEVNVGLFKEKLEEFDMGNPTMFLEPGRYIVADASVLLVTVNSVKQSYRKFIGVDAGFHTLLRPAMYDSYHHIVDASKMDAPITQEVDIAGNVCESGDLFARDRPMPDVEEGDVLGILNAGAYGFTMSSNYNSRPLAAEVLVTDGKCNVVRERQTFEDLYAQQIIPPHLE, from the coding sequence ATGGATTTAAATATTAAAGTAAATGATAAAAACCATTTAGATATTGGTGGTGCCGATGCTATTGACATCGCAGAAGAATTTGGAACTCCAACCTATGTAATTGATGAGAATAGGATAAGAGATAACTATAACAGATTTTATAGTACTTTTTCAAAATATTACCCTGATTTTAAAGTATTTTATGCATGTAAGGCCAATACCAACCTTGCAGTATTAAAAATATTGGAAAGTGAAGGCTGCTGTATTGATGCAGTTTCACCTGGAGAAGTTTACACTTCTAAAAAAATCGGATTTTCAGGTGACAGAATATTATTCACAGGTAACAACATCACTAATGAAGAATTAAAATTTGTGCATGATGAAGGAGTGGTCTTAAATATAGATTCTGTATCTGCACTTAAAAGACTGGCCAAAATGGTTGATCCTGAAGGATTGAAAATTTCATTTAGGGTAAACCCAATGGTTGGTGCAGGTCACCACGACCACTGTATCACTGGTGGGGTAATGAGTAAATTTGGTATTATGGACAATGAAGCTGTTGAAGTTTATCAGTTAGCTAAAGAATTGGGCTTTAATCCTATTGGTATGCATTCTCATATCGGTTCAGGTATTTTAGATCCGGAACCTTTCAAATTAGCTATCGAATCTACAATGGATATTGCAGGAAAAGTTCATCAGGAAGCTGGAATTGATTTCGAATTTGTTGATTTCGGAGGAGGTGTTGGTGTTCCTTACACTCCTGAAGAAAACATAGTGGATTTAGACAAATTTGCAGAAGTCAATGTAGGCTTATTTAAAGAAAAATTAGAAGAATTTGACATGGGCAATCCTACAATGTTTTTAGAGCCTGGAAGATACATTGTTGCTGATGCAAGCGTACTTTTAGTAACTGTTAACAGTGTAAAACAAAGTTACAGAAAATTCATTGGGGTAGACGCTGGTTTCCACACCCTCTTAAGACCTGCAATGTATGATTCATACCATCATATTGTTGATGCAAGCAAAATGGATGCTCCAATTACTCAGGAAGTGGATATTGCAGGTAACGTATGTGAATCCGGAGATTTATTTGCACGTGACAGACCAATGCCTGATGTCGAAGAAGGCGATGTATTGGGTATTCTTAATGCAGGAGCATATGGATTTACAATGTCTTCAAATTACAACTCAAGACCTCTTGCAGCTGAAGTGTTAGTAACTGACGGAAAATGCAATGTAGTACGTGAAAGACAAACCTTTGAAGATTTATACGCACAACAAATCATTCCGCCACATTTAGAATAA
- a CDS encoding acetylornithine transaminase, translated as MNTQELIKIEDDYFINTFTRQPVVLDHGEGVKVTDIDGNEYLDMFAGIAVNALGHNHPKLVKAIQEQAEKLIHISSIYYNEPALLYAKKLIDRTNFDRIFYSNSGAEANEGAIKLAIKYTGKSEVISTIESFHGRTSMTLAATGHADYQEPFKAILPNGFINVEYNNIEALKEAVNENTAAIIVEPIQGEGGVNVPDIEYLKEIEKICHEKDIVFIVDEVQTGFGRCGTLFAHELFDVKPDIMTMAKGIGGGVPMGGILATEKVAGAFVPGDHGTTFGGGPLVCAAANAILDTFDEENILDNVNEVGDYFIEELKKLDKEIIADVRGKGLMVGVELTKPGAEYVDKFREAGFLINCTAGNVLRFVPPLIVTKADIDEFVKAMDEIL; from the coding sequence ATGAACACTCAAGAACTTATTAAAATTGAAGACGATTATTTCATTAACACTTTCACAAGACAACCTGTCGTTTTAGATCATGGAGAAGGTGTTAAAGTAACCGATATTGACGGAAACGAATATTTAGACATGTTTGCAGGTATTGCTGTTAATGCTTTAGGTCATAATCACCCTAAACTTGTAAAAGCAATCCAAGAACAAGCTGAAAAGCTCATTCATATTTCAAGCATTTATTATAATGAACCTGCTTTGCTTTATGCTAAAAAATTAATTGATAGAACCAATTTCGACAGAATATTCTATTCTAACAGCGGTGCTGAAGCTAACGAAGGAGCTATTAAATTAGCTATCAAATACACAGGAAAAAGTGAAGTTATCTCAACAATCGAATCATTCCACGGAAGAACTTCAATGACTCTTGCTGCAACTGGTCATGCAGATTATCAGGAACCGTTTAAAGCAATATTGCCTAATGGTTTTATTAATGTGGAATACAATAACATTGAAGCTTTAAAAGAAGCAGTCAATGAAAATACTGCCGCAATCATTGTTGAACCTATACAAGGTGAAGGCGGAGTCAATGTACCTGATATTGAATATTTAAAGGAAATAGAAAAAATATGTCATGAAAAAGACATTGTATTCATTGTTGATGAAGTGCAGACAGGATTTGGAAGATGCGGAACATTATTTGCACATGAACTGTTCGACGTCAAACCTGATATCATGACAATGGCTAAAGGAATTGGCGGAGGAGTTCCAATGGGCGGAATTCTTGCAACCGAAAAAGTAGCTGGTGCTTTTGTGCCTGGTGATCACGGAACCACTTTCGGAGGAGGACCTTTAGTCTGTGCAGCAGCAAATGCAATATTGGATACTTTTGATGAAGAAAATATCCTTGACAATGTTAATGAAGTTGGAGATTACTTCATTGAAGAGCTTAAAAAATTGGATAAGGAAATAATTGCTGATGTAAGAGGAAAAGGTCTGATGGTTGGTGTGGAACTTACCAAGCCTGGTGCAGAATATGTTGATAAATTCAGAGAAGCAGGATTTTTAATTAACTGTACTGCAGGAAATGTTTTAAGATTTGTTCCACCTTTAATAGTTACAAAAGCCGATATTGACGAATTTGTTAAAGCTATGGATGAAATATTATAG
- a CDS encoding HemK2/MTQ2 family protein methyltransferase — translation MSEFIINTDDNVYIPAEDSYLLAENLIIKEGQSVLEIGTGSGIVAMYASKLTDKITVTDINFDACELARKNFEQNHIENIEILFGNLFEPVKNRKFDVILFNTPYLPTEEDEVIDSNLNYAFDGGLNGRKVIDLFLNEVGNHLNDRGIVQLIQSSFSDNNMTLQMLDELGFIAEIAAKEHFFFEDITLINAYKI, via the coding sequence ATGTCCGAATTTATAATAAATACAGATGACAACGTTTATATTCCTGCTGAAGACAGTTATCTTCTTGCTGAAAATTTAATCATAAAAGAAGGTCAAAGTGTTCTTGAGATTGGAACCGGATCAGGAATTGTTGCAATGTATGCTTCAAAATTAACTGATAAGATTACCGTAACAGACATCAACTTCGATGCCTGCGAACTTGCAAGGAAAAATTTCGAGCAAAACCACATTGAAAATATTGAAATCTTATTTGGAAATCTCTTCGAACCTGTAAAAAATAGAAAGTTTGATGTAATTTTATTTAATACTCCATATCTACCTACTGAAGAAGACGAAGTTATTGACAGCAATTTAAATTATGCATTTGACGGTGGATTAAATGGTAGAAAAGTTATAGATTTATTTTTAAATGAAGTGGGAAATCATTTAAATGATCGAGGAATTGTTCAGCTAATTCAGTCTTCATTTTCAGACAACAATATGACCCTGCAGATGCTGGACGAATTAGGATTTATAGCTGAAATTGCCGCAAAAGAACACTTCTTTTTTGAAGATATTACTTTAATTAATGCTTACAAAATTTAG